The genomic region cctgggttccatccctgagttgggaagatcccctggagaaaggaaaggctacccactccggttttctggcctggagaattccatggactgtatggggttgcaaagagtcagatatgaccgaagagtcagacacaactgagcgactttcaccttcaaATAGACATCTTAGAGAGATAGGAATGGCATTCACTGGACTTTAAGTTAAATTCAAGACCGGGTAGGATAAACTGGGGGAAAAAGAACGCAGCaagagagttgcaagttaagtttcaTTTGAAGCCAAATGAGGATTATAGCCTCTAAGATAGCTCTGAGGAGCTGctctgaaggaggagaaggagtgtgtgtgtgtgtgtgtgtgtgtgtgtgtgtgtgaagatcaGTATGTGATTTTAATGAAAGGGAGATACTTGCAGTTAAGTACACATTCTGGCAGAAGGTTGTTGTTAGTCATCAGGTATCTCTgttaatgaatttagtgcttttctggatATGAGAATATACAAGAAATTGGGTTCATAAGGTTTTCTGAAAATAACTGTCTGAAGCCCTGTTCTGTGAGTTTTTCCCAGACCACTGGCTCTCTCATTCCTGATTTCTACCCCAAACTCCTTTCAGGGTATGTTGAAAGTAGGGACTGCAGTGGCTAGTTACTTTGTTCTTGTAGAACCAGTGGTGAACAAACAGTATTTGGTTGCTAAATGCCCTCCTGAGAAGTGGTGCTAGCTATTTTTccgattttttattttgaaaattttgaatcCATAAAGTAAGTGAAAACGAACATCAGTATGCCCTCTACTTAAATTTACCAGTTGTTAATGTTTACCATATTTgaattctccctccctccttcgaactccaccccttccccctctGCCCCAACACACATACAGGGCAGGGGCTGGAGTCCCCTCATCTGAGCCCACCCTAAAGACCACTGCTATCAGCTACATTCTGTCTTCCTAAAGCCAGCAGTGTTCCATGAATTTTTTGGGCCTTTAGCATTtctaatttgaaaattttctttatctctttggcCATAGTAGCAATGTGTAGTTCACACAGTGGTCTCCCAGCAAATTGGTTTTTGGCTTGGGTTTCGGCCCCTGGATTTGATGCATTGCCCTTGTTGCAGCTTGGTGACAGCTGATTCTCTTCCTGTTTCAGTGGCGGGACCACTGGATGCAGTGTGTGTACTTCCTGCCACAGGAGGAGCCCGTTGTCCAGGGCTCAGCCCTCTGCCTGGTAGCCCACCACGACGACTACTGTGTGTGGTACAGCCTTCAGAAGACCAGGTGTGCCTCTGGCCTTGTGGGGTGGGACACTAGGCTTGTGACATTGTGTGTTCATGTAAATTCCCTCCACAGACCCTGTAGAGATTTTGAATGGGCACATTTGTATCTGAACCAAATAAGGGCAAAAGTTTGTGGCTGGGTGCCTGTTTGTGTCTACTGAGAAGAGGCTACCCCGGTGGTAGGACCCCCATTTGGGGCAGATATATATATGAGAAGTCTTGAATTGGAGGGCCTCCAACCTCTAAGGCCCACTCGAGAGCCAGTGCCTAGACTCATGTCCCCTAGAGGACCATGGATGTGTCCCCTGTCCACCTCGATTTCCCTGGTGCAGGTCCCTGTGCTGTGCCTTCATGCTCGCCATTGCCTAGCAGGTCATCAGCCTGTATCTGTTCATTTTCTGATCCAGTCCTGAAAAGAATGGGAGAGTCCACCCAGTGCGCCCCGTGTGTGACTGCCAGGCTCACCTGCTCTGGAACCGGCCTCGGTTTGGAGAGATCAATGATCAGAACAGAACTGATCAATACATCCAGGCCCTGAGGACGGTGAGTGTCCAGCCCTTTGGGTGGTCACAGGCCAGAAGGGGTTTGTCCTGTGGACCCCAACCCACTGCTCACTTATGATCAGTTGGTTTTGTCTTCTGTGCTCTCCTGTCTGTCCACGAGTAGCTTCAACCAGCTCCTACTGGGTGGGCGTTCGAGCCAAGGCTGGGAGCTTGTTTCTGGATCAGTAGGGGCTTGTTCTCTGCTCTTCTATAGGAGCCTCTCCCTGGCCCTTGCTATTGTCCCTCTGGACACTTTGCCTTTATGGTCACCAGCAATTCCTTTGGCGATCCTTGTGGGTTCAGCCACCCCATTATTCCTCtcatttgctgttttctttctaaaatgttctAGATTGTAAATCTGGTCATATAGCTCTTCTGAAAAACCTTTGCTCCCTGCTGCCTATAGAAGGGGTCTCAGCCTGGGGACCACAAGGTTTGGATGGGGGTCTCTGGACCCCTTGGAGTTGTATGCAGAAATATGTGTGCTTGTATGCACATGCCTGCATTTTGTCGGGGCGGGGGGAGGATCGCAGACATTCTGAGTTTCTCTCAGAGGGATCTGTGACCCACAAAGGCATCCCTGATGTGAGGAGTCATTCGACATGCCCGTGGCTGTCCGTGCTGTGACTTCACAGGGAAGAGGCCTGTGGTCGTGACTGGGGGGTGGCCTCTGATAAACAGGGCAGGCCTTCAGTGGGGCATTCTAGGATGGCTTGAGGAGAGTCTCCTGACAGTGGGGTCTGAGTGGGGAGAGGTGAGGCAGAGGGTGTGTTGGAGGGTGAGGCTGGTTGCCACCGGGGCCTGGGAGGCAGGTTTGACCGTTGTTGGGGCACAGGAAAATGCAGCCAGGCCATGTGGGCGATGGAGTGAGGAGGAGATGGGATTGAATGATCACAGAGTGGGCTAGGGGGTCAGATGGAAAACGTGCCTGTCAGTTTGTCAACAAGAATTTTCTCAACGTTGTAAGAAAATCTGTGCTGAGGTTGCTCTTTTCCTGCAGGTGCTGAAGCCGGACAGTGTCTGCCTGTGCGTCAGTGATGGCAGTCTGCTGTCCATGCTGGCCTATCACCTTGGGGTGGAGCAGGTACTGGCCGTGTGCCTTCTGCCAGCTTCCTGATGATGCTCTTTAGTCACAGTTTTGTGACTAAAACTCTTTGCAAGTGCAGCTGCCACATACGTTGTGGGTGTGATTGGGTTGGTGTCTGAGGGGTTGTTGCCTCAGGTGCAGGCAGGAGTCAGACTATAGCTGTTGCCATGTAGCTGCAGCTCCTGAGTCTGAATCCGGGGTCAGCACAGAATGTTGTACTATCCGGGGGGATCGTGAGCACAGACGTAGTTGGTTAGGTATTGTCCTTTGCTTTGGAGTTGCTTTTCATGTGGGATTGTGGTTTCCCAACCAGCAATGacacccataccccctgcattgaaagtgtggagtcttaacccttggaccaccagtaaagtccctggagttgcattttaatctgtttatttactttttctgttaATTGCATCTCTTACAACTAATATGATATTCCCTTTAGGTATTTACAATAGAGAATTCAGCAGCTTCTCATAGACTGATGAAAAAAGTAAGTGATACTTGTCATTATTGAAATAATGTTGGGGACCTGTGGGGCTTGCCTTCCTGAGTCTGGGATCGATTGCTTTGAATCAGTGTCAGTGCTGAGGGAACTGGGGGGATTAGCAGCTGCCAGTGACTCTCTTGTGAATCCTGAGTCGAGAGCTGGCCTGGAGGTCTTCTGGAGCTGTCATTGAATAGCAGTGAGCAAAGTTTAGACTCTACTTTGTGTTTTGTGGCTGAAGAAGTGTAGGCTTTTCTCCTCACTTCACTTAAAACTAAAAAACCAAAACTCCTTGCGGTGATAGAACTAAAGTTTTGTTTCTGGGGCACCAGCACCCGGGGAGTCACTGCTCACAAGCTGTCCTGACTGCTTGGTTCTGTGATGGTGTTTCACATCCTGGCCAGTGACtggttttgatttcctttctgaAGGATAACCCACCCCACCAGGACTACAAGCCTACTTCTGAGCCTTGCCAGTGTGCCTGCAAGAGAAATTTCTATTGTTCTTAAGACATTTTGTTCACGATGTCACCTGCAGTCTGTAGGAGGCCCTTGGAGGGGAGAAGTTCAGCAGAGTAGCTGAAAGTGGTGCTCCAGAACTGTTTGGCCAGAGAACTGCACACAGATAAAGCAACTCTGAGATGTGTTCTTTTTCTCAACAAAACCAacacttttgttttctctctaagATCTTCAAGGCCAACCACTTGGAAgacaaaattaatataatagaGAAACGGCCTGAATTATTAACACCTGCAGACTTGGAGGGTAAAAAGGTGAGTAGAGAGCACTGTGCATTTGCTCTGGATAGCACAGTTCTGAGATGGCCTGACTgcccccttctctgggcctcaccGTGGGTCCCCCACTGTTGAGGGTGTGATGAGGTTCGCAGAGATGCTTGATGAATGAATACTTGCATTGCGCTCCAATCGCTGCTCCTTCAGCGAGAGCAGAACAGCTCTGCTGGGATGGACAGAGACACACAGTGTCCCCTCCCTTTTTCTGTCACAGCACACTGCTCCTGAGCCCAGGCTGTGGTGAGAACCCCAAGTCccaaccactaggccaccagggaactcctgagaATCTTTCTAAAGCACATTCCTTCTCATATTAAGCCCTGATTAAAGCTTTTAGTGATCCCCTCTTGCCTCCAAGGTATAGTTCAGTCTCCTTTTCCTGTCATCAGCTGCCTTTGGGTGACCTGGCTCCTCTCCACTGCTGTGGCCTATTCCTTTACTGTCCTACCCTACCTGCTCGTCTGGCGAGCTCCCAGAAGGGCCTTGCTCTCATTGTCATTCACACTCCTGCTTTGGCCTCTGCCCACACCTCTGCCTGGACTCCCcactcttttgcttttctgtctccTGTTCATGCATTTATTCATCTGATCAACAAACCTTCACTGACAtctgctctgggccaggcactgtgctgggaatACTGTGTCTGCCAGTGTCCCGACTTCCCTGGTCTCTGAGCCTGGTGAGGGAGACAGACTAGCACTGACAATGAATTGTCAGGATAAAGCTTTGAGTAGGATTTCCAGGATGCCATCCTGGAATTTCTTCCTGAAGCTCTTACTTCTAGGGTCCCTCTGTGAGCCCCTTCCTTGCTTCTGTCAGAGCCTACCGCACTCTCTGAGGGCGGCGCCTAGCCTCGTCTGCTCCCTTTTTCCACTCTGAGCTTCTGAGGGCAGGGCTCGTGTCTGTTTCTCATCTTTATATCCTCAAGGGTAGGTGCAGGCCTTGACGTGCGTGTGGACTGACTGACCGACCAAgtgggtgagtgagtgaaagaatgaatgtgCCTGTGAAACTTGTCCTTTATTACTCAGCTGAATCCTTCTGATACCTGGGCCTGCTTCTCTCTGATTGGCAGGTTTCTCTCCTGCTGGGTGAGCCGTTCTTCACCACCAGCCTGCTTCCATGGCACAACTTGTACTTCTGGTATGTGCGGACTGCTGTGGACCAACACCTGGGGCCTGGCGCTGTGGTGATGCCCCAGGCCGCCTCGCTGCACGTGGTGGTCGTGGAGTTCAGGGTAGGCCACCCGGAGGTTTTCTTGGCAGCGGGTGGGGAGTTGTTTTCTTGTGTGGACCTTGAATGCAGGTGGAGCACCTAGGGTCTTAATGGGTTTGAACCTCTTTTTCTATATCAGCACACCTCAGGGCTGAAGAGAAGAGGCTCGCCTTTGTAAAAATGAAGTAATTTAGCACATGAAATGGAAATGGTTGTGTGTTGTCATTTTACAATTACGGCTTatcagaataattttaaaatataaattaagagtTTCAGAAGACAAGCTGTGCAGCTTGCTCTGCTCTCATTAACAGCTGAGGCTCCAGTTGTTAAAAGCATTTTGAGATGGGCGAGTCAGCTTCCTTATGcaagaaaaattgaaagcttcattttcattttctcatcaaaGCAGAACCATAGTCAAAAAGTCATTTTGGGAAAGgtattttttattaaaaggatTTTGAAATGCTTTTAACCTGAAATACAGAGTGAACTTCATTTGATGTCTCTTTGATAAGGATGGCTTTATGCCTTGGTAGCTTAGTGGTTCTATCACTTAATTTTATGGCCATTTCTTCTGCGTTACTTATTTACTTGACCAGATTTCCACAGGAATACTGGTTTTCATGGCCAATGAGGGACTGTGGAGAACGATGCTGTTCCCAGGTATGTGTCCAAGAGACACAGGATACTGAGTGACTGGGTTGAGTAACCTCTGGTCTCCTCCTAGGATCCTGTCGTCCTCACACTCTCTTTATGGGCATAGAGACTCAAGAAGTGGTTGACAGAGTTCTTCCCAATGAATCAGTGTtcaggatggacagggaggggttAGAGAGCCTGTCTGAGTAGCTCTGGTCAGCTGTCCCTCAGTGGAGAGGGCTTGGGATCATGAGAGGCTTTGCAGGTCTGAGGAACCATCCTGGGTCTTTGGTGTCTTTGGGTCCCTTCAGCTGTGGGAGTCTCTTCCAGGCCTGTGGGAACAGCAAGATGTGCCTCAGGTGTGGAGTTGGGGCAGCCCCAGCCTCTTACCCTTCCTACTCTTGTCACCACACGTGGTGTGCCTGAGTGGGTGTCGACATCTATGTGCTGTCCCACAGAACCATGGCCgtgcctgcccacccacccccattgATGGGTGGGGGTGTTGGCGTGCTCTGGCGGGCGGGTGTCAGTGAAGGCTGTACCTTCCTTTCAGGACCTGTGGCGGATCCGGAGCCCCTGTGGTGACTGTGAAGGCTTTGATGTGCACATCATGGATGACATGATTAAGGTATGCAGGGCCGCAGCTCCCGCCACTGTTCCATCCACACTCCCATCGGGCCACAGGCTTCTGAAGGGGATGTCTGGCTTCCATGGAGGGACCTGGGTTGGGCAATGTGGGCAGTACGCAGAGAGCTCCTCTGTTGGGGGCAGCAGGGACAGGCATATCTGTTCTTCTTGGTTCACCGTGAGCATGAACCTGAGAGCCACTGCATCTCCAAGTCTGGCTGGTGTTAGGCCATTCTCAGCCTGGGGCTGTAATCCCGGAATCAAAATTTTGGGCTGGGGCCCGTCTGTCACCAGACCACTGGAACCATTCCTGCCGGTGTCAGCAGCTAGTTCTTGTTTGGGATGGCCTCTCTAGAAGGTGATTTTGGCAACCTTCTGAGCCAGCTGTTTTCATTCTGGGGACTCCATTTTAGGGGAAGGTGCTTGAGGATGGAGGTGGGTGGGATGTAGAAGGAGGGTTCCTGCAGGGTTATCTGTACATTAGTAGGGGATCCAGCCAGCCACCAGGGTCTGTGGCTCCCAGAAACGAGGGCAGTCATGAAAGTGCCAGCAATACTTGGCCAGGATAGATGTGAAGAGTCACGAGCCCTGTGAGAAGGGCAGGACACCATCACGTTTTTATGTATTAAGAAAATTCACAcatgtaataactgtaaatggaaagtgacCTGTACAAAGTATAtacaacattaaaatttttttttaattataaaaaaaattacacatgtaGTGAAAAAGGGGTGGAGTGCAGACACCAAAATGTTAGTTCTCTGATAGGAAGTGCTtagttttttcctcccttttgctTCTTTCTGTTTACATGTTCTACAGTGATTGTGGATTCCTtgtgtaaacattttttaagtaaaaaaaattggGGGAACATTTGCAGTTTTTCATCTTACCTGCCTGTCCACAGCAGACCACTGACTGTTCCATGCTCCTGGGAACACCACACACTCTAGCTCCCTCTGGCCACTTCTCAGGCTCCTTCCTGGATTCCTCCCCTCTTCTTATCCCCTGAGGTGTCCTGTGTTCTAGGGCTCCCCGAGGTCCCTGCCCAGACCCCTGTGGCTGTCTCCATTCTCTCTATTTGCTGGCCATTGCCTGCCTCTCTCCTGAGCTCTGACCAAATAGCTGAGAGCAGTGACTCCATTGAGATGTCTTCAGGCGCTCCTGTCCGTTGCCTCCAGAATCCACCTACTCCTCCCCCGCCCCTAGTCTGGCCCTCCCAGTGCTGCTGTCCTAGACCTGCTGTCACTTCATACCTGCCAGCTGGGCTCAGAGCCCCGGCAACCTCCCAGACAAGCCTTTGCCTTCTCATTCAGTTGGTTGTTGGGTTCCATAACAATCAGGTCCTCTGTGAACAAGTTTTCTTTCCCTGCTGTTACTCATCTGGGCCACTTGCATCTTGTGTCTGACCGTATACCCCGCTCCTTCTCCCGTCAGCCTTTCTCCACAGGGAGCTTCAGTGAATCTGTAGATCTGAAGTCTGGCCCTGTCTGTCCTCTGTGGGAAAACCCTGAGCCCCCACCTTCACCCCTGCAGCCAGCCCCTGCCACTCTGTTGGCTCCGCTTTGCTCTCTGACCATTCCCTGCTGGGCTGTGTGCACTCGCCTCTTTGCTAACAGCTCCTGGGTAACCTTCAAGAGGCAGCCTACAGGTCACCCCTCCGGGCAGCTTTCCTGCTCAACCCTGTTCTTAGCCTGTCAGTGTACCCTAGACAGTGCAGTTGCTCCCCAATTGTCTCCTTCTAGACTGGGAGCCTTGTAGGGTGGTGATCTGGCAGCTGTAGTGATCAGTAAGGGTCACTGAATGGGCAAGTGTCCAAGTGATGGGTGATTTCACCAGTGTAGGCAGTTGGTCAAGGTAGCTTGTGAGATGGGCAGGggcttttgagttttaaaaagcagaaaataaagctTAGAGTGCCTTGCTGAGGAGATTGCTTGTGAGTGGTACCAGAAGCCAGCTGGTCTGGCCAGGCGCCTGTGGTCTTTTATGGGGGCTTACTTACCCCACATGACCATGGCAAATACCCTGAGGGACAGGGCCATGGCGATTAGGGACCACTGGCGTAGATAAACTCTGGAGATGGGGACAGGACCCCCTTGTTTCCTGGCCACCTGGCTCTATCTCTGCAGAGCCCcgccttctcttcccttctcagCGTGCCCTGGACTTCAGGGAGAGCAAGGAGGCCGAGCCCCACCCACTGTGGGAGTACCCGTGCCGCAGCCTCTCCGAGCCCCAGCAGATCCTGACCTTTGATTTTCGGCAGCCAGTCCCCCTGCAGCCTATCCATGCTGAGGGCACCATCGAACTGAGAAGGTGAGCGGAGGCTCCAGGGCCAGGGAGTGAGGAAGGAAGTGGCAGGGCTTGCTTTCTAATAGTTATTGTCTGAATGGCTATAAGCACTTACTTTGGTCACTTTCATGTGGGTAGGATGGCTGTCCTTATCTCAGGCTTGTGCTTTTTCAAGTGACCCTGAAATGTGTGGGGGTCCCCATAGCTTCTGGGTGGGGGAAAAAGCCAGAGTGGGCTTGCTCATCCTC from Bubalus bubalis isolate 160015118507 breed Murrah chromosome 18, NDDB_SH_1, whole genome shotgun sequence harbors:
- the PRMT7 gene encoding protein arginine N-methyltransferase 7 isoform X3 encodes the protein MKVFCGRANPTTGSVEWLEEDEHYDYHQEIARSSYADMLHDKDRNMKYYQGIRAAVSRVKDRGQKALVLDIGTGTGLLSMMAVTAGADFCYAIEVFKPMADAAVKIVEKNGFSDKIKVINKHSTEVTIGPDGDMPCRANILITELFDTELIGEGALPSYEHAHRHLVQWRDHWMQCVYFLPQEEPVVQGSALCLVAHHDDYCVWYSLQKTSPEKNGRVHPVRPVCDCQAHLLWNRPRFGEINDQNRTDQYIQALRTVLKPDSVCLCVSDGSLLSMLAYHLGVEQVFTIENSAASHRLMKKIFKANHLEDKINIIEKRPELLTPADLEGKKVSLLLGEPFFTTSLLPWHNLYFWYVRTAVDQHLGPGAVVMPQAASLHVVVVEFRDLWRIRSPCGDCEGFDVHIMDDMIKRALDFRESKEAEPHPLWEYPCRSLSEPQQILTFDFRQPVPLQPIHAEGTIELRRRGRSHGAVLWMEYYLTADSTVSTGLLKPAEDEGDCCWNPHCKQAVYFFNTTLDPRVLPGNSQTVTYTVEFHPDTGDITMDFTLSDALDSGC
- the PRMT7 gene encoding protein arginine N-methyltransferase 7 isoform X2, with protein sequence MPCRANILITELFDTELIGEGALPSYEHAHRHLVQANCEAVPHRATIYAQLVESRRMWSWNKLFPIRVQTSRGERVIIPPLELERCPGAPSVCDIQLNQVSPADFTILSDVLPMFSVDFSKQVSSSAACHSRQFEPLVSGRAQVVLSWWDIEMDPEGKIKCTMAPSWAHSDPEELQWRDHWMQCVYFLPQEEPVVQGSALCLVAHHDDYCVWYSLQKTSPEKNGRVHPVRPVCDCQAHLLWNRPRFGEINDQNRTDQYIQALRTVLKPDSVCLCVSDGSLLSMLAYHLGVEQVFTIENSAASHRLMKKIFKANHLEDKINIIEKRPELLTPADLEGKKVSLLLGEPFFTTSLLPWHNLYFWYVRTAVDQHLGPGAVVMPQAASLHVVVVEFRDLWRIRSPCGDCEGFDVHIMDDMIKRALDFRESKEAEPHPLWEYPCRSLSEPQQILTFDFRQPVPLQPIHAEGTIELRRRGRSHGAVLWMEYYLTADSTVSTGLLKPAEDEGDCCWNPHCKQAVYFFNTTLDPRVLPGNSQTVTYTVEFHPDTGDITMDFTLSDALDSGC